The Augochlora pura isolate Apur16 unplaced genomic scaffold, APUR_v2.2.1 APUR_unplaced_293, whole genome shotgun sequence nucleotide sequence GGCTTTTGGTGGCATCTTCGTAGATTGGTTCGTAGGGTTCAAATTTACAAGTTTCCTTGATAAAAGTTGAAGACTGAATGCTTGGTGCCAGGAAAACGCCCTGTATATATATCGGGATGAAGCGTCATGCAAGCACCAATGGGAACGGAGCGCGCACGCTATTGGTCGACCGTTGCACCATCTGGGgcgtatataataaaagcagTATAAATTTCGTACGTCAGATCTCTATTGAGCTTCGTTCAGTTCGTTTCAACTGCATCTttcactaatttatttaacatgtctGGTCGCGGTAAAGGAGGCAAAGCTAAGGGAAAGGCGAAATCCCGTTCTAACAGAGCTGGTCTTCAATTTCCTGTCGGTCGTATCCATCGTCTTCTCCGCAAAGGAAACTATGCCGAGCGCGTTGGTGCTGGTGCTCCCGTTTACTTGGCAGCGGTAATGGAATATCTGGCCGCTGAAGTGTTGGAGTTGGCAGGAAACGCTGCCCGAGACAATAAAAAGACCAGAATCATTCCGAGACATTTGCAACTGGCCATCAGGAATGACGAGGAATTGAACAAGCTTCTGTCTGGAGTGACTATCGCACAGGGTGGTGTACTGCCGAACATTCAGGCTGTTCTGTTGCCCAAGAAAACCGAAAAGAAAGCTTAACTACACAATAGCACAACATATCATAAATggcccttttcagggccacaAAATTTTTCATACGAAGGAAATAGTCTATTcaacaatttgtaaatattttctatcgtaAACGTGACAAACCTGaagttctattaattttatgttgaATACTCTTCGATATCTTTTTTGTAACTTTAGTGCTTTCGGTTATTTGTTAATCAAAATTGTAGAGTAGTATACATAGACCATTAGGGttgttacattatacatatatgtagaGATTTTCGAC carries:
- the LOC144477686 gene encoding histone H2A-like, which codes for MSGRGKGGKAKGKAKSRSNRAGLQFPVGRIHRLLRKGNYAERVGAGAPVYLAAVMEYLAAEVLELAGNAARDNKKTRIIPRHLQLAIRNDEELNKLLSGVTIAQGGVLPNIQAVLLPKKTEKKA